The Spinacia oleracea cultivar Varoflay chromosome 2, BTI_SOV_V1, whole genome shotgun sequence DNA segment GGAAATTTTGGCATTACTGCAGCCATCAACAATGTGACTAGATGGTGCCATCAGTAGTTTCATCGGATTGTTCTGATTGTTTGTTAACCCATTTCTGAGTACATGATCCCCAATTAGCATACATTTTGCGGAGTTATATGCATTTGCAGCATCCATTTTTGTTGTATTGTTGTGAGTTGTTTAACTTCCTTGTTGCTATCAGTTGAAACTTGAGAGCGGAGTTTAGTAAGATTGTGATGATCGATTAGTGGAGGGGAATTAAGAGTGTTATAACCTTAGATATATATAGTCAAGAACCGAAGCAAGTTGGTGAAAGAATCTTGAAGCTTTTAGAAGAAGTGAGTCATGTATGCATGGATCAGCAAATGTGAAAATGTGAAATCTTCTTTGAGAAGTTGATACCGTGTTTGGTTGCAAAGCTTTTTGTTAAAGAGGTAACGAGTAGATCCTAAATCTACTTTACAAAAACTATAATTGTctcccttttttatttttcttaaatttgCTTGAATCTACTACTACCTTTAGTTACTTATGCTTTCAGGTGAAAACAGTTGATTACAAAATTAGCAAGTGATGATATTGTTGGCAGGATTCAGGATTTTGAGTAGGCACTTCTGACGCCATTAGTTATAAGTTATAATGTGTTTCAGGGTGCACCTAAAAATGTGAACTGAACTTCTGACGCTATTAATTATAAGTTATAATGTACCAAAACAACATGGTCTTGAGCTAATTATTAAGGGCTGAAGCCTAGTATAATCCGGAAACAGAACAAAAAAATGACCTGGAATCCCGAATATAGTGACTTATCCCCAAGTTCACCCAACCTGAAACTGACTTAGagactagacctgtcaaacgggccGTTCGGGTcggattataaaaaaaaattacttttagGTAAGgttttacaaatgcttgttcaagaccagGACTTTTTGGGTTCGGGTCAACCCAACGGGTTGAGTGATTTTAgaatgtactccgtattatatttttattaatttggttaaaaaatatataaaacatgcacaaattaataaaacttttatacacaagtttatatttagtcaaattcaaccatgacgtataattcaaatgAAAATCATATTATACTCAATGATAGTGACAATAACGGGTTTATTGCACTCAATGCTCAAAGTTattcataatctcatttatcaCTATAAATAGAATGATTTTCAATCAGTCGAGTTAAAAATGGGTTTTATGCGGTTTTTGACACATTTCTTTTCAGGTTATTCCGGTTGGATTGATGTTTGACAGGTCTATTAATGGAGACGGGTTGACAGGTTTAGTATAGTTCAGGCTTATGCATTGATCAGCATTTTCCATTATCACACACATTACTACTTATCTAATGGTTCGAGTCTATGATATGTCGATCtgtttttggttaattcttgtATTCCTGCTGATGTGTATACTTGCAGGATTGAGGTGTGAGTATGACATACATACAGATTGCTGTCAACCCTTCATaggattaaaaaaaatcatggaCAGGaccaatatattatatatgtcaGATTTGAATCAGCAACATTGCAATTTGTAACAACTTTTGAGTCAGAAAACATTTACTTTGGGCAAGGATAATTTTACTTTTCCTTAGATTTCCAAATGCAGGATATTCCTTAAGCTTGACTTCAGGATGATTTGCATTTTTATGGTAAAAAATTAAAGCTCCCCCCAAACTTTTAGGATGCTCACATGTAACAAAGTTTGCTGAATCAGCTTCTGGTCATCTGAAACTGAAAGTCAGTTAACAGGAAAAGTATCATGAAAAAACTTAGGCTCGGCCGGCCTGCTTGGCAATTAGAGTTTAGCGTTTAGCTATTTACTGTATTAGTAATTAACTGATTAATTACTTTTTTGTTTAGCAAATTTGACTAATTGTTGTTATCAATATGTTTGGTAACATATCATTAGGGACAAAGGATGGTCAAGGGTGATTGTTAACTCGGACTCAAAGcaagcaataaaaaaaaattgcaggaTTATATGATCAAGGATGGTAATCTAGTCATTGTGCAACAATGCAGGGACCTCAATTTACAGATGAATGATATCACTTTGGAGTTTGAGGCTAGGAATACTAACAAGGTGGTGGGTCGCTTAGCAAAAATGTGTCATACGGATGTAATAGCTAGTAATGACTTGTGTTCATTTGAACATTCTCCGGAGTATGTTTCGGATATTTTGATGGATGATAGATCTCCATGACACTTTGGCTTGAAAGGTTAATTATTGTTAAACTTCAATCTTTGTTCCTAGCTtgcatcaaaaaataaaaacaatactCTAAGCAAAAAGTTGGAAAGAAGTTTTTTCAAAATGAGGGGTTTTAGCTCAATCCTCTTTTTAATAATCTTTTTACCAGACACCCTTTTTAGAGTTTTTGACTAATCAACCCTCAAAAAGTGTTACAAACCTTATACCTCTCTTTACCAAACAATACTTTACTTTATACTCCGCAGTTCTATATCTCGTAAATGGGGCCGTTGAAGCGGGAACTCTTAGGAAATACAGTATTTGGTACGGAATATTTGTTTGGTTAGCAATAAAAAGAAGAAATATGGAGGAAGTAGAATTTCTTTCCTACGAAGTATGACTTCCCACAAAAGATTGGAATTAAATTACGTAATCCAACCTTGTTTATTTAACCAATATATATATTGAGAAAGGTACATgactattaatttattaaacttTGTGTTGATTGTCCTCTAAATGTATGTTAGTTTCTGCATTTGATATTTTTGATTTCTCTCacaaaaatgaaaaatcaataGGTGTATGAAAGGCGATATTCATAAGATCAGAAATGTGAAAGATGAGTTATACAAAGCTAGTCATAAGTCATCACCAAATACATTGATAAATCTGCATGAAACAGGATCAGATTTTAAAAATACTGAAAATATTTCAATAATACTAAACCACATTTACAAAGCTACTCATTTCTTATCTACACAAGGCCGGCCTGATTGATCATTGTGGAAAACAAACGATTTTCCTACTTCTTCAGGTCAAATTCTCACTCAATTCAACTCGTCTAGTTAAGAGTCAGAATCCCAGGAAAGTGCTTGTTGTAGgtttttgaatgtttttttgaatttcaagaatcctgcaaaccagaactCGAAATCATCATTAGTCACAACTTGTAGGTATTTTTTTGATGGTTTTTTCACATTTTCACTCTGGTGTGCTTTCTTGATATTCCTCAGAGGGATCACAACCTGCATGCAGATATAGGAACTTCAGTTAAAACATTGTTGCAGGTAAACAgaacaatctaaataagataaacaCGATTTGTTACACAGTTACAGAATAATACTAATGGAGTAATGGTACGTTCTATTCAActgatttttacttattttttttaatctgaACGTATTAGGTGTactttatcaaaacttattttagttataaaatttACAGGGTCAAcctttatttttcctgaaatgagtagaaataagttgaacagaacaGAGCCTTTAAATTTGGGAATTAATGAGTTTACCTTGTAATGGTATCTAGAGGTCTCCCCGGAAGGAGAAGAATACTTGGCAACGGCTTTGTCGCTGCAGAAAGCTAGATTTTCCGAGGAGATGAAAAGGCGGCCTGAAAGAGGTCCGGCGGTGGTGAACAAACAGCACTGAGTAGCCTTCAGAAGCTTTTCAGTTTCACTGACATTAAACATTCTCCTGAATGCCTTTTCCACCCCACCTACTTGCAGAATCTTTGCTCCTAAACTCAGCTTCCCTTTTGCTGTTGAAGCAGAAATCAGTACAAGAAATCAGAAAGAGTTCTGTTTTGAATTGAAGTTACAGAAAATGCAAGATATGTCAACAGTATATACACAGATTACACTACACATACCAAGTTTGTTCATTGTGCTGATTACTGATTTCTTTTTACTCTGCTTCATATTCTTCGAATCACACCCATCTGCATTGCTAGAAAGTGTTTGTGTTAATTTCATACGCTTGTTTTGATCGTCTTCTGACGACTCAATTCTAAGGACTTGATCTCCAAACATACACTTCAGGGATTTGAATACTAATTGTGCACCATCCATTTTTGTTAAACTTTTGAGTTCTGTTTTTAAACTTACACTTAGAATGCTTGTGGTAGTGAATGAATGAATGCAGAGGAGTTGTAGAACTCACGATCATATTATATATAGTACTAGTATGTGTAGCAGATAGAATACTCATGAAACTTTTAGACAAACATGGATGGTTTCTtatacaagaagttgaattGGTAGTTGGTAGTTGGTAGCATGTTCTGATGTTTGGTTGCTTTTTAGAAAGAGGAAACAAATGGATCCAAActcaactttataaaaatagtCTCTAATTTTTCTTTGGTTATATAATAAGATCTAATCTAGGCATATTTAGCAATAAATGTTCTTGGCTTCAGGTGTTGTAGTATGAATCATTCATGCTAGCTTGTGTAAGCAAACAAGCTTTTGAGTTGGCAGCCTGAGGAATGTATGAAAGGCCACACTAACTGTATAAAACAACATCTATACCTTAAATTTGGAGAATCTTGTACTCACTTCGTCCCAAATTACTCGTTACACTTGCTTttacacaaagttttaggtgataagtggttgtttggtaatcaattgttattttattgaaaaaagtagatgtgataagagttagtggttttttttttaaattgaaatGAGAGATAGGGtgaggacaaaaaaaaattagtggaaagaaaagagagacaatataataattgtggggtcattcataatttagaagtgtatCAAGTAATCTGGAACAgacaaaaaggaaagtgtaacaagtaatccgtcacggagggagtattagctACTGATGGAACGGGGTGGACTTGTTAAGAATTGAACTCCTGGCCTTGGTATCACAACACGTACCACCTTAACCAGTacttcaattttatttttgttaatacTTAGAAactaattacggagtatattattTCTGAAATTTGGGGCCCTATGCCGTTGCTCATCCTGCACCCACCCCAAAAACCGCCCTTGCCATGTACACTCATTTGGTTTTGTGAATGACGTTAAATAATAGTGAATTTTTTTGTAACACCATATTTAGCAACGTGGTTTGATGATATTTGAAAGACGACTTATATCAAATCCGAATTCAAGGCATATTCTAACAATGTCTGAGTCGAAACCAACCTAATTGATCGCCCATGACAAATTATTCGGTTACGTTTAGCTTTCTTGCCAGTTTTGGTAACCATAGAGTAAGTATAAACATGGGCAACATTGCAATGTGTGGCAACTTTTGAGTCAGATAACATACTTGTGATTTGTGAAGATATAAAGCTTCTTCCAAATTTAAGGATACTCACATGGAACAAAGTTAGCTAATCACATCAAAAAGTCCCTTTCCCTTTCACATTCAAGTAAAACTCTAGCCAATCACCTGGCCACACATAAAATTGTTGGGTATCAAGTATCAACCCATTTGGAAATTAAGGAAGAAGTGCCTAGatttaatcatttttttttagtgTGAGGGCTTTAGAGAAGGTGTGTAAAACAAATATGTCGGGCtaggaggaagtattttcggatatcagatatgtgtgggcaaatgcatatcatagtaaaagacaaaataagaaaaatgataaaaaagaaattaaattgtacttttttaaataaaaatggtactttttttaactgaatggtactttttttttacagaatggtacttttttaacataaatggtacttccttttttgtcttttagctatttgtcttttagttgatatgtgtgacacatatctgatatccgaaaaaacaACCTCGTCGGGCTAGGCTCAAAGCGGACACCATCACTAGCTATTAATGTCGAGATTGAGATGAGTTTGCGGTTCTATAGATAAATTAAAGTATACAAGTAACTGGGAAAGTTTCAATGATTTTTTGATAAGTACATACTACGTAGTATACATAAGTAAAAAATGTTAAAATTCGAGAAAAACAGCATAAGTGTATAACATTAAGTTCTGGAATGATTTCATTAGCATCttcctttccaaaaaaaattatcatacATACTCAAACATTATTGGTTTTTGATGTTTGGCTCCTAATAAGTACAATATCTTGAAGGAAATTTTTAAAGTAAATGCCAGTGGTGGAGGGAGGGAGTTTAagtggggtttttttttttttataaacaaattaattcattgataaaaagtcatacgacatctacataaagatataaatctaacaaatacataacaatcgaatcaaataaaaacttcctttcaccatagctacgatcgtagtatatcaaacattctgtATACCCTTTTTTATATCGCTGTAATTTACAACAGCCTTCATTGACGAGGGGGTCTATAAATCTGTTGtagccgtgacaaatatgatttccgtCTAATTCGTCagattttttttgataattttggGGGATttcatttataaaatgtttaatgGAGTTACAAAGCATGCCTTCCTGACAGTGAATGGAAAGCTATTCTCATACATTACATTGAAAACTCATGCTGTACTATGCAACTTCTACGTCCACTTTGCTCTACTATATCCATGCTAGGAATTCGTCTTCCCTTCGAAGACCTTGTTTGGCAAGGGCATCGGCTACGCTGTTCGAGGCTCGAGTCTTGTGTATTATGGAAATTTGCAGACCATTGCAAGAAGCGTTACGGATGAAGTTCAACACAAAATTGAGGTTCCAAGGACCTCCTGACTTAGCAATGCACCATTGTACTGCATTTGCTGAGTCTGACTCAATGATCAGATGATGATTGTTGATTCGCTCGCTACTCATGGATATTTTAATGGCTCTATGAATTGCAAATATTTCGGCGGAGTTGATTTCCATTGGTGGGACGGGGGACGAGAACATACATATGATACTTCCATGAGAGTTTCGAAGGACCCCTCCAATGGATGTTCTTTGTAAAGTAGGGCTGAGAGATGCGTCGACGTTCCATTTTAGAACATTTGCAGGGGGAGGGCACCATACTGGGATGGAGGGGGCAATGGCTGATCTAATtcgtctgattgtagtcgaaagattgacatcctcttcgattccgcataaatctttaccaaagaaacaacctgaACTAAGCTAAACACACAAATTTTAACTTAAaaacaaacccaccatagggtacttactacaccgaaacaatcaaacccaccataggggtactcaccacactgaaactatgtagttttattgagacctaacgcaaaaacacaacgaaattgaaagagaaggagcggaaataaccaaattttcgaagaaaattggctatttccgccctagaaaaccctaatttttgtaaatcctaaaaagagagggaaaaaaGGGAGAGAGGGGAGAAGCGGCTTTGTAGTTTAAGTGGGGTTACGACCCcgtttgccaaaaaaaaaaatgcctaattttagttaacttttcattattttatttaaaatacttaatttcagttaatttttaattaatttttaagtaGTGACCCCTGCCTACAGGATTCATCCACCGATAAATACATGATAGTTTTCAATTGTCTAACTGTAATTAGACAACTAGTCTGActaaaaaaaaataggaaaatgtGTACGGGGTATGCAAAATGACCGATCATGATTTAACGGTACGTATATTCAAGTGGACGTTATGCCATGTAATGTTAGTATGTTACCCTTACCCATGTTGGTCACTTTTCTCTGTTGGCATGATCAAAAGTTAGTTTCATGATACAAAGTCACAAAGATAACTTCTTTTTTCAATTTGAATTTGCATGAACTTATTGTAAAAGCAGTTGCGGCAGTTACGGGAAGTTAATTAAGTGGTTGGGGACCTTGGGGTAAAGTTTGTTTTCTTAATTTCTTTTGGGGTaaagtttgttttttcaatttctTTTGGGGTAAAGTTTGTTAAATTAAGATCAACACGAAGCTTTTGGGGGTGGCAGTGCAACTTTGTGATGCCACCTACTTCTATGATTTTTGGCCAAATAAGctactactacctccgttccagAAAGttttttacagttactatttgcacggatttcaatgtaatatttaactactaatatatccaatttcgtatgtggaaattttttaaaaagttgatattctgaaaatacatatcgagaccaatctaacaaaatcttacatctaacgttttgatgtatagaatagtgagaatttacggtcaaagttttcatattttggacaCGTATTctaaagcgtaaagaactttaagaaacggaggaagtatgttctAGTTCTACGTTCTTAGGCATGTGTTTATGTTCTCCAATTACCATGCAaagaaattttaaaaaattaaaaatatgcaCTAATTAATATCTTAGAAGGTATGTGATgattagacctggttattggacagggtagtccaatggatatagggttagggtcaagttaatagagTTTTTATTGtgcagggctcttattggacagggcctttattggacagggtcattatagggtcaaacttatactacaattattttgaaaattaaaatagtaatgatacaaaaaattacgtgtatagcttcgtatttacttgtacttgcacatggctcttttgtttttcattttcaattgctcgtttattgacccgcccactaatgacccgcgacccgcttttgacccgcccattatcgacccgctaaaaatgacccttgcactacccgaccctcttttgagccgcaccgaccctgacccgccccgcccagTAGCCAGGTCTAGTGATGATCACAGCGGCAACATAGCCTAATACGTAATacaataaattataaatataaacaTATTAACGGGCAAATTAACATCAATAGCAAAGATATGTAATGCATGCGCGCATGCATGGCAGATTTATCGAAACAGGTCCCAAAACGACCAGAAGTCTTCAAACATGATCCGATTATGTGTATTACAATCTTCGGTTTCAGGTTTGGGCAACTTTTCCGGACCCGGAAAATTTTGTAAGAGATCGAGACGGCAACACTAAAGTGGACAATCATTGTTTCAAACAATTTGTTACGTTGTTGTTTAATTAGCTAGTCAaaccaaatcaatttttgaacgtCTTTCTGTTAAAAGGGAAATCATTCAGTATTTATAATAACCTAAACGAATAATAattattgcaaatttataatacACATATTATGCTAAAAGACTAGCATGCTTTTGAGCTGTGATACTTCAAGATCGATATGGAGATTTTGATTGATCGTTTGGTGAATTTAGCAATCAATTCATTTTAATAAGGCATTATAAAAGTATTACAACGTACATGAATTATAAAAGTTTTTACATTTGTATCGTATTATAcgaattaatatgatttataatTGAAATTATTCTCGCAAAAATTAAGATCGTGAATTCGTGATCATGAAAGTAATTACTAACAAGTTTGAGTTGGATTTTGTTCTGTGGTCGGCTAATTATAAGGGAATCTCCTTGATATTTTGATGAATTATTtggattaatttaattaacagAATCAACAACATAATGTAATTAAGTAGTTGATTGGCTTCGGTTGTTGTATTAGTTCTTCATTTATAAGAAAAATGTTGCTTTTTGTTGAAACCTTAACCTTCGTTTTAGAATTATGCATGCACCAAACTCTTAACTATCAAGGAACAAAAATAAagcttatttaattattttatttaatctctTTGTTATTATATTGCATCTGTTTGGGTGTGGAGGTTGTTATGGAGGATAAAACGTTATGATTTTACATGATCGTATATTGTTAAGTGCAAGTGTGAGTAGTATTACACTATTATGTACTCGATTGTATTCCACATATTGAAAACtgaataaaaaaaagttttaaGTTTATTACGCAAGTGAGGTACTCTTCTTATGTCGATTGGTTTTAGGATGAACTTCACTTTGACTTTGTTAGATGAACTTCTCTCCATTATCTTTTCAGTTCTGTTCTACAACTTCTAACAAATTGGTATCAGAGTTAGGTTCAGTTCAGTTGCTTTCCACCGTCTGATTCACGTCATATGTACTTAGGCTTGGTCATCTCGTGCCGAGAAAGGTTGGTTGTTGACTCCTCCTATTGCCAAGAATATACCATGAAAATGTTTCACCCTACCAAACGGAACCCAAATGAGTCAAAAGTTACCACTTACTAGCTTAGAAAGTAAGAACATACATGATCCAACATTCCAACTACATGGGGATGTTTGGTACCCGAGATTTGGATTCTGCCATGGGAGTTTAGGTGGGATACTGGGATTGGGATTTCTTATCTCAAACAAATACATGGGGGGCATGTATTATAGGTAGGAATTGGTTTAAATGTGTGAAAAGACTAAATTACCCTTAATGATAAGAAAGAAAAATAGTAGTAAGGCTAATATGGTAAATTTGTTGTATATTTCTAACTTATTCCCATAACTCTCCAAGACTCCAACAAAGGATTTGCTATCAATTTTCAACCCCATCCCCACCATTCTAATCCCCAAACCCTCAATCCCACGTGCCAAACCCATCCTATATATGTTCTAAATCAAGAAGGTGTTACACAATGTACGGCATCAGTCAACATATATTTCGCGAATTCGTGGTCAAAAAGGCATTAGACGGTTAAACCATGTCCTCGATTAGTCAAGATTTCGCGATCAAAAAGACGTTACATCATGTCATCAGTCAAGATTTCACGATCAAAAAGATGTTACGCCATGTAATCAGTCAAAAATTCACGTCTAATTAAGAAGGCGTACACCGTACCATGTCATCATGGTAGTCTGGCCACTTTTACAATGAGGAAATTAGGCAATACGCCAATACTTGATTTCCTTTGTTGAATTTTCCAATTTTGCAAGAACAGTTTGTAAAAGCAGTTGAAGCAGTTAGGAGAAGTTGGTTGGGTAAATCTTATTTTTATAGAATCGGCAAAGAAGCTTTTGTGGTGGCAGTGCAACTTTCTGATGCCACCCACGACCCACCTACTTTAACTAAAGATCGATACATGTTTATGCACCTTATTTAGCTTATCCACTTTTTTTTGGTGGGTTGCATGCATGCTTAAGGCCTTAGGCATGCATGTGATTATGTTTTCATAAGTCtataacaaattaacaaatgtAAACATTACCTTAAGTAAGGTAGGTCCATCATCAAAAAGAAGATATAGGTGAATAGGTCTTATCAAGAACAATTACAAGGGGTATAACACATACTTCGTATTTGTTAGAatatgccttgaatcggtcaagcccTTACTGCAATACCCCAGAATAAGTCTGATGTTCAGAAGTTGAACTTTACGGTATATGTTATTCTGGactagggttatctgttttgggcctattttctggatttttccgcatctgtctagagagtactatatataAACTCCCTATAGGTCATAACCTAGTCATATTCTGTAATctgtactcctcaagatcaataaagctttcctcccctctgcctgtggacgtagctaacacattgttagtgaaccacgttaaatctctgcgttctttatttacgttctttaatctttctttgcatccgttataacagTATTAAAACTAAACATATAagtatttcgttttttttttttttttttttgtgaatgaGGAACAAGGACAATAGAAATTATAAAGAAGGGGAGAAAATTCAaacctaaaacattttatatgCAAGACCCTCGATATTAACCACTAGGACCACTAGGCCAAGCGTAGCTATAGTTCATGGTTGTATCACTTGTATGTAGGAAACCGCCACCATGAGAAGGTTAGAAATATAAATTATCGTCTTACCCAATAGTGTTAGAAAGATTGTTGCATTAATTAGAAAGTTGGTTGGGTTCAATATATAGTGTTGTTAAGTTGTGAAAGATGGGTTTAACTTTACTCTAattatttaaagagttgattaCATATTTTTTGGTCATCACTTTCCAAAaagcaaataaaaataaataaaaatgcatGGAAATTGAATCATGCAATTTACTTAGCAAGGAATCATCTCTTGTTGTCCCTCATTTTTACTTTAGCTGAGTCATACATGACATATTTcacttaattattttttaaaagtaaTTCCACTCCACCTCTATAAATACAAATCATTCTTCCTTCAACAAACTCCCTTCCCACCATCAACAACCAAAATCTCCCTCTAAGAGAAGAAACTTCATTCATTCAATCTAGTTTCAAACACTTCAATTTAGAGAGATTAATTAGTAGTAATCATAATTAACCTTGCTAATATGAATGCTTCTGAGGCGTTTAAGTCAAGGAGTATGAAGAGTATGTTAGGAGATCATCTCCTTAGAAATGGGTTGTCATCAAAATTAAGTTATGATCAAACTAGAAAAACATCTACCATCAAACTATTGCCTGCACCTTCTTCGTCTACGGCCCAAGTTGATGGATCTTCGTCGTTAATCActaccaaacaacgtaaaatagAATCAGTTTTCACGACAATGAACAAACTTGGTACGTATCTATCTTAATTATTACcattttattatgattttgaaaattatttatgtaACAGGGGATTAAACTTTTGttaaaacaaattaattaatgcAGTGAAA contains these protein-coding regions:
- the LOC110781976 gene encoding GEM-like protein 4 isoform X1; amino-acid sequence: MDGAQLVFKSLKCMFGDQVLRIESSEDDQNKRMKLTQTLSSNADGCDSKNMKQSKKKSVISTMNKLAKGKLSLGAKILQVGGVEKAFRRMFNVSETEKLLKATQCCLFTTAGPLSGRLFISSENLAFCSDKAVAKYSSPSGETSRYHYKVVIPLRNIKKAHQSENVKKPSKKYLQVVTNDDFEFWFAGFLKFKKTFKNLQQALSWDSDS
- the LOC110781976 gene encoding GEM-like protein 4 isoform X2; this translates as MSILSATHTSTIYNMIVSSTTPLHSFIHYHKHSKYGCDSKNMKQSKKKSVISTMNKLAKGKLSLGAKILQVGGVEKAFRRMFNVSETEKLLKATQCCLFTTAGPLSGRLFISSENLAFCSDKAVAKYSSPSGETSRYHYKVVIPLRNIKKAHQSENVKKPSKKYLQVVTNDDFEFWFAGFLKFKKTFKNLQQALSWDSDS